The following coding sequences are from one Arachis hypogaea cultivar Tifrunner chromosome 7, arahy.Tifrunner.gnm2.J5K5, whole genome shotgun sequence window:
- the LOC112703631 gene encoding protein SPEAR4: MEDDHNTKVAQELQIQTYSSDGNGNGSGGGGRPSKKPKQKKVPQRGLGVAQLEKIRMEELQKKNAVPILSPQQDSVASTPIQNFHHSNQPPPRSQAEFRPMSLKQMLTHNSGFEVDPAAMQFLPSFPFESNPVWPLPYLGQKAPQFHHQLTSMVNVSTPPMPHYSREPPSNQNFNDNGLFSRQAEKIIGVKRPYPFCLDAPPVPAYNYTLCNSGFNNDAGNSTLRELPSCSASNSELNSRKRNKENENFIRHFLTLPPPTSTSSPPSKTKPFSAFLAIPNQDNPESESPSFQDTIEDQVPQLQAFNRFNQQKKPFYYFFPPAADELQIGVSTARTQNVNGAKENVDLNLKLGK, translated from the exons atGGAAGATGATCATAATACAAAAGTAGCTCAAGAGCTTCAAATACAAACCTATAGTAGCGATGGTAATGGGAATGGTAGCGGCGGTGGTGGTAGACCTTCGAAGAAGCCAAAGCAGAAAAAGGTGCCACAGAGAGGACTTGGTGTGGCACAGCTTGAGAAGATAAGAATGGAAGAACTGCAGAAGAAGAATGCTGTTCCCATTCTATCACCACAACAAGATTCAGTTGCATCAACACCGATCCAAAACTTTCATCACTCCAATCAACCTCCTCCTAGATCACAAGCTGAATTTAGGCCTATGTCACTCAAACAGATGTTGACACACAATTCAGGATTTGAGGTTGATCCTGCAGCTATGCAGTTTCTACCAAGCTTTCCTTTTGAATCCAATCCTGTTTGGCCTTTGCCTTATTTGGGGCAGAAAGCACCACAATTTCATCATCAATTGACTTCCATG GTTAATGTGTCGACACCACCAATGCCTCATTACTCAAGAGAGCCCCCTTCAAACCAAAATTTTAATGATAACGGCCTGTTCTCAAGGCAGGCCGAGAAG ATTATTGGCGTGAAGAGGCCTTACCCCTTCTGCCTGGATGCTCCTCCTGTGCCTGCTTACAATTATACTTTGTGTAATAGTGGATTCAACAATGATGCTGGCAATTCAACTCTCAG GGAACTGCCATCATGTTCTGCTTCCAACTCAGAGCTAAACTCaaggaaaagaaacaaagaaaatgaGAATTTCATTAGACATTTTCTAACATTGCCTCCTCCTACTTCTACTTCGTCTCCGCCTTCAAAGACGAAGCCTTTTTCGGCTTTCCTAGCGATTCCCAATCAGGACAATCCTGAATCTGAATCACCATCTTTTCAG GATACTATAGAAGATCAAGTTCCTCAACTGCAAGCATTCAACCGCTTCAATCAACAGAAGAaacctttttattatttcttcccTCCGGCGGCCGATGAGCTGCAAATCGGAGTTTCAACAGCTAGAACTCAGAATGTTAATGGAGCTAAAGAAAACGTTGATCTTAATTTGAAACTTGGAAAATAG